The genomic region CTTGGCCAGGGCGTGGACCGTCTCGGCGTCGACGTCGACGCCGAGTCCGGGTCCCGCGGGCAGGTCGAACGCGGCCGGGTGCAGGGGCACCGGCCCGGTGAGGATGCGCGACCCGACCTCGGTGGAGGTCGGCTGGTACTCGAACGCGGCGAGGTCGGCGACCGCCGCGGCGACGTGCAGGCCGGCGGCGAGGGAGACGCCCAGGCCGACGGAGTGGTGGGGTGCGACGGGCAGGTGCCGGGCGGCGCACAGCTCGGCGATCGCCATCGCCTCGGTGATGCCGGTACGGGCCACGTCCGGCTGGGCGATCCGCAGCGCCCGCGCGTCGAGCCACTGCGCGAACTCGTACCGGTTGCGCAGGGTCTCCCCCACCGCGATCGGCACGGTGGCGCGGGCGGCGAGTTCGGCGTGGCCGGCGACGTCCTCCGGGGCGAGCGGCGCCTCCAGGAACCAGGCGCCCCGGTCGGCGAGGCCGCGGGCCAGGGCCACCGCCTCGTCCACCGCGTACGCCCAGTGCGCGTCGACGGCGATCCGCAGGTCGGGCGCGGCGTCGCGGACCGCGTCGACGGTGGCGAGGTCGGCGGCGACGCCGTTGCCGAGGTGCAGCTTGACGGCCGCGGCGCCGCGGTCGGCCCAGTCGCGGGCCAGCGCCGCCCGTTCCGGGTCGGTGGGGCGGGGCAGCCCGGAGACGTACGTGGGCAGCCGGGTGCGGAACGCGCCGCCGAGCAACTGGGCGACGCCGAGGCCGCTCAGCCGGCCGGCGAGGTCCCACAGCGCGATGTCGACGGCGGCGAGCGCGTCGGCCTGGTGGCCGACGAGGTGCCCGCGTTCACGCATCAGGTCACGTAGCCGGTGCCAGGCCGGGCGCGGCGCGGTGGCGTCCATGCCGACCAGCACCGGCGCGAGGAGCAGGTCGACGATGGCGGCCGGCACCTCGGGCGCCACCGGGGCCAGCGCCTCCCCCCACCCGGTGGTGCCGTCCTCGGCGACCACCTCGACCAGCATCGTCTCGTACCGGGCGGAGTAGAGGCTGCGCCACGGCTCGCGGACCTCGTAGCCGCCGCCGATGACGCCG from Micromonospora sp. WMMD812 harbors:
- a CDS encoding mandelate racemase/muconate lactonizing enzyme family protein; the protein is MRVREVRTHVLKVQADEAYLGPKRDGGVIGGGYEVREPWRSLYSARYETMLVEVVAEDGTTGWGEALAPVAPEVPAAIVDLLLAPVLVGMDATAPRPAWHRLRDLMRERGHLVGHQADALAAVDIALWDLAGRLSGLGVAQLLGGAFRTRLPTYVSGLPRPTDPERAALARDWADRGAAAVKLHLGNGVAADLATVDAVRDAAPDLRIAVDAHWAYAVDEAVALARGLADRGAWFLEAPLAPEDVAGHAELAARATVPIAVGETLRNRYEFAQWLDARALRIAQPDVARTGITEAMAIAELCAARHLPVAPHHSVGLGVSLAAGLHVAAAVADLAAFEYQPTSTEVGSRILTGPVPLHPAAFDLPAGPGLGVDVDAETVHALAKES